One region of Etheostoma cragini isolate CJK2018 chromosome 16, CSU_Ecrag_1.0, whole genome shotgun sequence genomic DNA includes:
- the npy8ar gene encoding neuropeptide Y receptor Y8a, which produces MSNDSSALGVLEPSDWANTSQCPPSVGGATFLIVAYSAVIAIGLLGNAGLVFIIARQQELRNVTNILIANLSCSDILMCVVCLPVTVIYTLMDRWVLGEALCKVTPFIQCMSVTVSVFSLVLIALERHQLILHPTGWSPAAGHSYLAVGLTWLVACFISLPFLSFNILTDDPFQNISLPANPFRDHLICMELWPSDKHRLAYTTSLLLFQYCLPLLLVLLCYLRIFLRLRRRRDMLERSRRTQGAQRINTMLVAIVVAFALCWLPLNVFNTLFDWHHQALPDCQHDAVFSACHLMAMASTCINPVVYGFLNSNFQRELKLTVQRCQCCHRAAESYESFPLSTVGSEGITKATSLNRMGSVCVPSPRLEISSTLPAKTIPANTC; this is translated from the exons ATGTCCAACGACAGCAGCGCCCTCGGTGTCTTGGAGCCGTCTGATTGGGCGAACACGTCCCAGTGCCCGCCCTCGGTGGGCGGCGCGACGTTCCTGATCGTGGCGTACAGCGCTGTGATCGCAATCGGCTTGCTAGGCAACGCGGGCCTGGTGTTCATCATCGCCCGGCAACAGGAGCTGCGCAACGTCACCAACATCCTGATCGCCAACCTGTCGTGCTCGGACATCCTCATGTGCGTCGTGTGTCTCCCCGTCACCGTCATTTACACGCTGATGGACCGCTGGGTCCTCGGGGAGGCCCTGTGTAAG GTGACTCCCTTCATCCAGTGCATGTCCGTGACCGTGTCCGTCTTCTCTCTGGTGCTGATCGCTCTGGAGCGCCACCAGCTGATCCTCCACCCCACCGGCTGGTCCCCGGCAGCCGGACACTCGTACCTGGCCGTCGGGCTGACGTGGCTGGTCGCCTGCTTCATCTCGCTGCCCTTCCTCTCCTTCAACATCCTCACCGACGACCCCTTCCAGAACATCAGCTTGCCCGCAAACCCCTTCAG GGACCATCTTATCTGCATGGAGCTGTGGCCGTCAGATAAGCATCGTCTGGCCTACACCACCTCGCTGCTGCTCTTCCAGTACTGCCTGCCTCTGCTGCTGGTGCTCCTCTGCTACCTCCGCATCTTCCTCCGCCTCAGGCGACGCAG GGACATGCTGGAGCGCAGCCGGAGGACTCAGGGCGCCCAGAGGATCAACACTATGCTGGTCGCCATCGTCGTAGCCTTCGCTCTGTGCTGGCTGCCGCTCAACGTCTTCAACACGCTGTTCGACTGGCACCACCAGGCGCTGCCCGACTGCCAGCACGACGCAGTCTTCTCCGCCTGCCACCTCATGGCGATGGCCTCCACCTGCATCAACCCCGTGGTGTACGGCTTCCTCAACAGCAACTTCCAGAGGGAGCTGAAGCTAACGGTGCAGCGCTGCCAGTGTTGCCACCGCGCGGCGGAGAGCTACGAGAGCTTTCCGCTGTCCACCGTGGGCAGCGAAGGCATCACGAAGGCCACCTCGCTCAACAGGATGGGATCGGTGTGCGTTCCCTCGCCCAGACTGGAGATCAGCTCAACATTACCTGCCAAAACAATACCAGCTAACACCTGTTAG